The window TTACTTTATTTTGCTTTACGAAAAATAGCAAAACCCTTTATTTATAAGGCTTTAAGTGAATTTAAAAGAAATTGGATATAATAGTTAGACAACACCGTATATAATTCATTGCTAGTGCTGGCTTGCTTACGAAAGTCCTCACGGACTTTCTATCTGTGATTTATTTGCTAACTTTAGTGCTTAAACACGCAACGAAATCATACACAAGACCGATGGGATGCAATACCTTCGGTCTTTTGCATCCCATCGCCTCGCGGCGTTAGCTGTAACTTAAAAAACATCCTGCAAACATTAAACAGATGGAAATAAAATTGAACAGAATTACATTTTTCTTCGCATTAATATTATTGACATCCTGTAATGGACAAATCAAAAAACAAAAGATTAACACAGACAACATTGTAAAAGGCAATACCGTAGCTGAACTTGGGAAAAGTATAATGGTTATCCATCAAGATAAGAACAATGATTATTGGTTCGGTAGTTGGGAAACAGGAGTTTATAAATACGATGGCAAGAAATTGACCAATTACACAACAAAACACGGTTTACCAAACAATAGAATTGACGAGATAAATGAGGATGAATTTGGCAACATATACTTTACCAGTTGTCACCCTAATTCTACGATAGTTAAGTTTGACGGAAGTACATTTACAACTTTATCACCAATAGTCAGTAATGATTGGAAACTTAAATCCACAGATATATGGTTTAAAAACACGTTCGGAAATGAGAAAGTGTATCGTTATGATGGAACTACTTTATATAAATTGCAGTTGCCCAAACCACAAAATCTTCCAAATCCTTTTGAAATTTACAGCATTTATAAAGACAAGAAAGGAAATATTTGGTTTGGAACAAACCCAGTTGGAGTTTGCCGATACGATGGAATATCATTTAATTGGATTACGGAAGACGATGTAACAGAATTTCGAAACGAGGGTGCCAACGGAGTGCGTTCTATTACTGAAGATAAAAATGGCGATTTTTGGTTCAATACTGAATATCGTTATAGCGTTTACGATAGCACAACATTAGAAAGCGAAAAATTTTACACAAGACACAAAAGTATTGGCAGTTTAGATGGAAAAAAGGACAGTAATTTAGACGAGTATCTTTCAAGTGCAATAAACAACAATAATGATTTATGGTTCGTAACATATCTTGATGGAGTTTGGAAATATGATGGAACAAAAGTAACTCACTATCCAGTTCAAGATAACTCGAAAGACATTTCATTATTCAGTATTTACAAAGACAATAATGGTGACCTATGGCTCGGAACACACCAAAACGGAGCATATAAATTTAATCGTAGAACATTTGAAAAATTTAAAAAATAACGAATGAAAAAAGCTACAGCTAACAAAGAACTGAGCTAAAAAACAACTCTTTCCTTCATTAAATTTGCACAATATTATTCTAGGCTCAAAATAAATTTACGTTCTATTTTGGGCTTTTATTATTTTATTTACTTCAACTTATTTTGTTAAAACTGAAACATGTGTTTCATCATAAGGCAAACCTGATTTTGCTATTGCAAAACTCTGTTTGATTAACTTATTTGAAACCGCTATTAAAGCTAATTTTTTACTCTTGCCTTTATTTACAATTCGTTCATAAATTTCTCGACATCCTTTATTATGCTTACATGCAGTAAACGAACACAGAAATAAAAGGTTTCGTAATTTTCTGTTACCAACTTTACTTATTCTACTTCTTCCTCTTACACTACTTCCTGATTCCCTAATTGTTGGCGTAATTCCTACGTAACTGCATAATTGTGATGAAGTTTCAAACTTCTTAAACCCATCTGTAACTACAATTAAAAATAAAGCTGTTTTTAAACCAATACCTGGTATACTTTGCAATAAACTTAATTGAGCCTGCTGGTCTTGTTTTACCAACGAAAGCAACTTTAATTCAACACCTTGTATCTCTTTATCTAAATGCTTTTTTGTTCGATTTAGTGAATGATAAACATATTTTGAAGGAAACCCTAAAACCTTTTATCCATGAATTTTATTCTTCGTGGCGGTTCGTTTCTTTATTAAATTATCTAACCATCTAAAGAGTTGTAAACATTCGCTTTGAACATCTGTTAAAGCTGTATACAATGGAACTTCATTAATTAATCCATACTCACAAATTGCTTTTGCATCACTTTTATCTATTTTCACTTTTGCTAATTTCATTTGAATGAAACGCTTTATAGACAAAGGATTTACCACAGAAACTAAGACTCCGTTTTTATATAGAAACTGCGCGAATCTGTAATGATAATAGCCTGTTACCTTCATAACAACTAACGATTCTTTAGGAAGATTTTTAAGAAAAGACACAAAACCTTTAGCATCATTTTTAAATTGATTATGACCACTTTTACTTCCAAAAATTTCCTTATATTTATTCATAAGAACTGATTTACGAAAGAATAACCTACTCTTTTCACAACAACTTGAAAACGAGATCTTGGTCTCACAGAACTGAACGTGATTTTTAGTAGAAAAGAGGGAGGATTATTAATGTTGTCGAAGTCTAAGCTTCACCGTGTATATTAAACTTAATGCTCTCTTTTATTCTTTCTGATTAAATATCAAATTTATTAAAAGACAAACTTAAGCCGTGTATAACATGTAGAATTAAAAATAATTAATATTAAAATCGCCAACAAATGTTGTCGTTTTTTTTTGTGCTAATACTAAAAAATAGCATTAGTTTTTCCGTTCTTTGTATTCCTTAAATGAAAATACAAAGAATCACATATTTATCTTTAGGTTCTAACCAAGGAAACAGGTTAGAAAATCTACAAAAAGCAATTAATATAATTGCAGATACTATTGGTGATGTTCAAAAAATAGCTTCTGTTTACACCACACAATCGGTTGGTTTTAAAGGTGATGATTTTTTAAATACGGTAATTAAAGTTACTACCTATTTACTACCTGAGACGTTAATGCAACAACTACTTTCTATTGAAAAGGAATTAGGTAGAACACGTTCTAATTCTGGCAATTACGAAAACAGAAAAATTGACTTAGATGTTTTATTATTAGATGATACAATTATATCTTCTGAAAATTTAATTGTTCCGCATCCTAGAATGTTAGATCGTAAATTTGTTTTAGTTCCACTAGTAGAAATTGCACCAGATATTTTACATCCAATAGAGAAAAAATCGCTATCTATTTGTTTGGAAAACTGTACAGATTCTTCTAAAATAAAAGTGATTCCAGAAATACTTGTGCGCCCAATTCCAATAACAGAAAAGTACAATTACATTGCTATTGAAGGGAATATTGGCGCAGGAAAAACATCTTTAGCTAATCTAATTTCTAATGAATTTAATGCCAAATTAGTTTTGGAACGCTTTGCAGACAATCCTTTTTTACCAAAGTTTTACGAAGATAATGAACGCTATGCTTTTCCGTTAGAAATGAGTTTTTTAGCCGATAGATATCAGCAATTGTCAGATGATTTAGCGCAGTTCGATTTGTTTAAAAACTTTATAGTTTCTGATTACTATATTTTTAAATCACTAATTTTTGCACAAGTTACTTTGCAAAAAGATGAATATAAATTGTACAGAAAAATGTTCGATTTAATGTATAAGGAAATTACTAAGCCAGATTTATATGTGTATTTATATCAAAATACGGGTAGATTATTAGCGAATATTAAAAATCGTGGTCGCGATTACGAACAAAATATTGAAGCTGAGTACCTACAAAAAATACATGATGGTTATAGTAATTTTATACAAACGCAACAAGATTTAAACATTTTAACTATTGATGTTTCTGATCTTGATTTTGTAAATAATCCAGAAGATTACCAAACCATTCTTAGGAAGATAAAAACACACACTAAACCTCAATAGCGATAGCAAGTATGTTGCGTTAGCGATTGAAGCGTTTGTTTGAGCTCTTTTTTGGTGGTTGAGCGTAGCCGAAACCCTAAAAAAAGCGAGTGCGGAAAGCGCGACCTGAAAGGTAACGCCCAATAATTATTTTTTAACTATCTCTAACTTTTCTGCAAAATACTCACAAAAATCTCTCATTGTTGCACTCATTTTCTGATCGTCGGTAGCGCGTTCAAAAGTACCTGCCATTGAGACTAAGGTTTGATGAAAAAATTGTTTCATTTCATCTACCGGCATGTCTTTGGTCCACAAATCCATACGAAGTGTGTCTTTAGCTTTAGAGTCCCAAACGGAAAGCATAATAGCTTTAGTTTCGGCATTAGTAACTCCGCCATCTTGTGCATTCCAAGAAATTTCTTCAGGAACTTTATTTTCGTCTAAGCCTACAGTAAATTTTATTTCAGAAGTGTGTTTTACAGCCATTATCGTCTTGGTTTGTATTTAGATTTTTTAAAGATTGTTTCTGTATCTAATTGTAATAATTGGCGCAAAGATACATCATTATTTTGCATATAAGAGCGTACAATTTGCCAACCAATCCAACCTCCAATTTGCCCTGGAGACTTGTTATCTTCGGCTAAATAGAACTTAGAAAATGGCGCTAAATCCATAAATCGTTTATCTAATTTTGCATCTGTACTGTAGAGTAAATCTTTCTCTACAAAATATTTCCAAATTTGCTCTTCGTTTGCAACCGCCCAATTAAACTTTTCTTGAGAATAACCGGCTTTTTCATTGTCTGAAACCTTAGGTAAATATGCATCTAATAAATACATTTTTTTTCCTTCAATAATCATTTTACCTAAAAAAGTTCTTTCTGTATTGGCTAAAACTTGTTTTTCAATTACTGAATTAGCAACATCAACAATTATATGTTCTTTAGTGTTATTCTGTTTGATGTATTGTGGATAACTACCATAAAACTCGTGATTTTTACCCAAATAAGCATCTAAAGAAATTAGCAATAAGCTATCTGCATAAATTACTCTATTATCATAATCTATATTGGTAAGCATGGTAATAACATTAGGCGCTACAAACTTTGGATTGTAATATTTTACATGTTTAAATAGTGAGGTAAGTTGCTCTTTTAAAGAGGTAATACCTTTAAATTCTTTTTGTGTTTCTACAAATAATTCTTGCTCGTCTTTATTATTAATTTTATTAACCCAAACAGAGTCTTGAACTCCTTTTGGAAATAATAGCGGGTATTTATTTTTTAAGGTTTGAAGGTTATCTTTTGTTGAGGAATAAAAATCTACATCAAATCGATTTACAGAAAAATTGGCTGAAACATCAGAAACATCTACAATTGTTTTCGATTCTTTATCACAAGACAAAAAAAGAAGGGCAAGAAGAAAATAAAATAAAATTTTTCGCATTATATTAGCTATTCAGAATATAACGTCAAAAATAATAAAGAATTTCATTAAACTCTTTATTTAGTTTCCGAAACAAGTTCGGAATGATAATTAACAGGAAACTTCGAAGAAAAACTTCGAAGAACAATTTTAAAAAATAGTTTATCAATGAATACCGAGAAAGTTACCAATCATATTGTAAAATGGTTAAAAGAGTATGCTGAAAATGCAAAAGTAAAAGGTTTTGTTGTTGGTATTTCTGGCGGTATTGATTCTGCAGTAACATCTACTTTGTGTGCTAAAACTGGTTTTCCTACTTTATGTGTTGAATTGCCAATACACCAGGCAGAGAGTCAGGTAAACAGAGGAAATGAACATATTGCACAACTTAAAAAACGTTTTAAAAATGTTAGTGAAGCAGAAGTTAATTTAACTTCTACGTTTGAAGATTTTAAAACTAATGTTCCACAAACTGAAGATGCTGCCAAGGTTGCTTTAGCAGAAGCTAACACAAGAGCTCGTTTAAGAATGACAACCTTATATTATTTTGCAGGTTTACACGGTTATTTAGTTGCTGGTACAGGAAATAAAGTTGAAGATTTTGGTGTTGGGTTTTACACAAAATACGGAGATGGCGGTGTGGATTTGAGTCCAATTGCTGATTTGGTAAAGTCTGAAGTTTTTGCTTTAGCAGCACATTTAGAAGTTCCAGATTCTATACAAAACGCACAACCTACAGATGGTTTATTTGGTGATAGTAGAACTGATGAAGATCAAATTGGCGCTTCTTATGACGAACTAGAATGGGCTATGAAAATGCAAGATGAAGGTAAAGTTAATGCAGATTTTAATGGTAGGGAATTGGAAGTTTTTAAAATATACACAAGATTAAACAGCATAAATCAGCACAAAATGTTGCCAATACCTGTTTGTGAAATCCCTAATGACTTAAAGTAAATTAGCTTGTATCATTAATTTCTTTATACGTCTATACGTTCTTTTTTTAGAGCCAGTAAAAATAATATGAAACGGCAATAAAATAAAGTGCGCTACAACAAGTAAAATTTGATAAATAGTATACATTTTTATTTCTTTTTGGTATACTTATGACACCCAAAGACTTAAAAAGTCACAATTAACAAAATAACAAGCTGAAACTTAAAGTAAGTTTGCAGCTATCATTGTTTTTTTAATTTTACGATATGCTCGCTTTTTTGATCCTGTTGAAATAACATCAAAAGGAAGAACTATTATTAGCTTAAGCAGCTTCAATATTTGAAGTACTCTTTTCATAATTTATATTTTTAAATTCTTTTTCACGGAAATTTTAGAATCCAAAGATAGTTAAAAAAAAGAGTAAAAATACTAATTTACAATTAGTTAACATTAAAACAAGGAAAACACTTAAACTGAAATAGTTAAATTACCCTGTTTAATTTCTCGTATAATTTAATTTTAAGATTGGTGTAATCTTGTATTAACTCTAGGTTAATAATAGGTTTTTCCTCGGAAGGATCTGGAGTAATTAAGTCTTTAATTTTACGATCTATTAATACTCTACGAATATTAAAAACTGCATCTGAGATTAATTTTGGTAAGATTTTACTTGCTTCGGTTACATAGATGTTTTTACGTTCCCAATCGCTTAATTGTCTTTTAGGATTTTCTTCATCCATTAAAATAGAAGTAACCAAAGATGTTACCTCTACATTTTGATGGCTTGTAAGTTGAGCTACATCTATTTTTTCAGCTTGATTTAACTGATGTATCATCTCAAAATAAACTTCTTGAAAAAGCGGATTTGTAAACTCAATCTCATCGTCTTGCAAGTGTAAATAGACTTCTTTTGAAACTTGATTTGTATGACTTTCTTTTTCAATTGTCACCTTACCATTTTCATCTTCAACTTCAATAAAATCAACAAAATCTGCTTCTTCATTTCCGTATAAAAGTAAAATTCTAATAATTTCTTTTTCTAAAATTAAAAGCTGATCTATTTTTTCTGAAGAAACACCACCTTTAACCAAGCCCATTTGCGCTTGTTCTTGTTCTAGAAAATACTCTGGCGGCGGTTCATTTGGATCTACATTAGAATTACTTCTTGAACTTGTTTTCTTTCGCTGATTAGCAGCTTCTTTACTTATAATTTGTGCTAACTCACTAAATAAAACACGTTCAGAAATGTCCATAATATTAGAACATTCTTGCACGTACACTTCTCGTTGAATTGCATCTGGAATTTTAGAAATACTGGTAACAATATCTCTTATTAATCCAGCTTTTTTAACCGGATCATTATTTGCTTCTTTTAATAAAAGTGATACTTTAAAATTGATAAAATCTTTCGCAGAAGTATCTAAATATTCTTTTAATTCGGCATCAGAATGTGATTTTGCAAAACTATCTGGATCTTCTCCATCAGGAAACTGAACCACTTTTACGTTCATTCCTTGCTCTAAAATTAAATCTATTCCACGAATGGAAGCCCTAATTCCGGCAGCATCACCATCAAAAAGTACAGTAATATTTTTTGTTAATCTATTTACCAATCTAATTTGATCTGATGTTAAAGCTGTTCCTGAAGAGGCAACAACATTTTCTACTCCAGATTGATTAAAAGAAATTACATCTGTATAACCTTCAACCAAATAACAATTATCTTGTTTGGCTATTTCTTTTTTTGCTTGATAAATTCCGTACAGAATTTTACTCTTATGATAAATATCACTTTCGGGTGAATTTAAGTATTTAGCGGCTTTTTTATCGTTGGTAAGAATTCTTCCACCAAAACCTAAAATTCTACCAGACATTGAGTGAATTGGAAACAAAACACGGCCTTTAAATCGATCGAATTGTTTACCACCTTCTTTAACAATTGTTAAACCAGTGGAAGCTAAGTATTTTATATCGTATCCTTTATCTAAAGCTGCATTTGTAAAGTTATCCCATTCATCTTTACAATATCCTAATTCAAACTTTTTTATCGTTTCTTCTGTAAATCCACGTTCTTTAAAATAACTGTAACCAATTGCTTTACCTTGTTGAGAATTTAGCATTAAATCATGAAAATAATCTTTGGCAAACTTAGACACCAAAAACATACTTTCTCGTTCGTTAATTTTCTCTTTTTCCTCGTTAGTTTGTTCGGTTTCTTCAATTTCTATATTGTACTTTTTTGCCAACCAACGTATGGCTTCTGGATACGAATAATGCTCGTGTTCCATTAAAAAAGAAATTGCATTTCCACCTTTTCCTGTAGAAAAATCTTTCCAGATTTGTTTTACTGGAGACACCATAAATGATGGTGATTTTTCATCTACAAAGGGACTTAATCCTTTAAAGTTACTTCCAGCTTTTTTTAGCTGAACAAATTCACCAATAACCTCCTCTACTCTTGCAGTTTCAAAAACACGGTCTATGGTTTGTTTGGTTATCATAAGATTACAAATGTAAAAAAAACCTCACAGATTTTATACACTGTGAGGTTTGTCTTTTGGGTATTATATTTTTCTAAGAAGCTGCTCTTAGTTTTTTAAGTGTTGTATTTGTCAATTTACTTTCTGCATATGCTAAATCTACTACAAACTCTTTTTCGTCAGAACTTGGTAAATCGAACATTGCATCGGTTAAAATAGCTTCACAAAGTGAACGTAATCCACGAGCTCCAAGCTTATACTCAACTGCTTTTCCAACAATATAAAGAAGCGCATCTTCTGTCATAGAAAAAGCAACATCATCCATTGCAAAAAGCTTTGTATATTGCTTAATTATTGAATTTTTAGGCTCAGTTAAAATTGCTCTTAATGTATTAGCATCTAACGGATTCATATAACTTAACACTGGTAAACGACCAATAATTTCTGGTATTAACCCAAATGCTTTTAAATCTGAAGGAATGATGTATTGTAATAAATTATCATCATCTACTTTATCATCATCTAAAGAAGCGCTAAAACCAACAGCTTGCATATTTAAACGCTTGCTGATTATTCTATCAATTCCAGAAAATGCGCCACCTGCAATAAATAAAATATCTTTAGTATCTACTTGAATAAATTTTTGATCTGGATGTTTTCTTCCTCCTTTTGGCGCAACATTTACAACTGTACCTTCCAATAATTTTAATAAAGCTTGTTGAACTCCTTCTCCAGAAACATCTCTTGTTATTGAAGGATTATCTCCTTTACGAGCTATTTTATCTATTTCATCAATAAATACAATTCCTCTTTGTGCTTTTATTACATCGTAATCTGCAGCTTGTAATAAACGGCTTAAAATACTTTCAACATCTTCTCCAACATAACCTGCTTGTGTTAAAACGGTTGCATCAACAATTGAAAATGGCACGTTTAACATTTTAGCAATTGTTCTTGCTACTAAAGTTTTTCCTGTACCCGTTTCTCCAACTAAAACAATGTTAGATTTTTCTATTTCTACTTCATTTTCTTCGTCTTTTACTTGTAACAATCTTTTATAGTGATTGTAAACAGCAACTGACATCGATTTTTTGGTTTGATCTTGTCCAATGATATATTCATCTAAAAACGCCTTAATTTCTTTTGGTTTTTTTAACGTTAAATCTTTAGATAAACTCGTAGAGGTTGCTTCGGCTATTTCTTCTTCTACAATACCATGTGCTTGTTCAATACATTTATCGCAAATATGTGCATCTACACCTGCAATAAGCAAATCTGTTTCTGGTTTTTTACGACCACAAAACGAGCATTGTAAGTTTTCTTCTTTCGACATTTTATCCTTCTTTTATGATGAGATTCCTGCTTTCGCAGGAATGACAAACTTGTATTATTTTCTTGTTAAAATTTCGTCTACCATTCCGTAAGCTTTTGCTTCGTCTGCTTTCATCCAATAATCTCTGTCTGAATCGTGATCAACTTTTTCTACTGTTTGACCAGAATGTTTTGCTATAATTTGATACAATTCATCTTTTAACTTTAAGATTTCACGAGCTGTAATTTCTATGTCAGATGCTTGCCCTTGCGCGCCACCTAATGGTTGATGAATCATAACTCTTGAGTGTGGTAAAGCTGATCTTTTTCCTGGTGCTCCTGCACACATTAAAACTGCTCCCATTGATGCTGCCATTCCTGTACAAATTGTTGCTACATCTGGTTTTATAAACTGCATAGTGTCATAAATACCTAAACCTGCATAAACGCCTCCTCCTGGAGAATTAATGTATATTGAAATATCTTTGCTTGCGTCTACACTTTCTAAAAATAATAATTGCGCTTGAATAACATTTGCTACTTGGTCGTTAATTCCTGTACCAAGAAATATAATTCTATCCATCATTAAACGAGAAAAAACATCCATTTGAGTAATGTTCATTTGACGTTCTTCCATAATATATGGCGTTAAACTACTTGTTATTTTACCTAAGTATGTGCTGTTAATTCCGTGATGTTTTGTTGCGTATTTTTCGAACTCTTTTCCGTAATCCATTTTGAGTTTTATTTTAGTTATAAGTTGTAAAGATACGAAGATTTTGTCTTTTAGACTATTAGATTTGTAGATACAAGAAATAAGACTTTAAATCAATGTTTTAAAGAAGTAGATTCCTTTGTGACGAGGATGAAACATGTGGTTTTCTTTAGTTTTTTTCTTTTTTCCATTGATGAAAAAACTGAATCAAGATCAGCTCAGGCTTCAATAAAAAAACACCAATTGCAGCATGTTTATTTAAGCCCACATTAAAACACCCCTAAAGTCCCCTCAAGGGGACAATTGCAAACGAATTTACTTTTATTTTTTTAAGGTATTGTAATTACTTTTATACTTAAAATAAAGAAGAAATTAACCAACTGAAATAACAATTGGTTAATAAATACGCCCGCGTTAGCGATTGAAGCGTTTGTTTGAGCTCTTTTTGAGGCACGAAAAAAAGCGAGTGCGGAAAGCGCGACCTGAAAGGTAACGCCCATATTTCGACTACGCTCAATACAAGAAAAAACCGACACTTTCGCATCGGTTTTTAGGTTTTGAAAGATTCTGAAACGAGTTCAGAATGACAAATAAACAAGGTTTATTTGTAAACTTCTTTGATAAAGTCTTCGTAAGAAACTTCTTTAGTCTTGAAATTCATATTCTCTTTGTAAAAAGTCAATAATTTTTGACTAATCAATTGAGATTGTAACTTCTGAGCTTCTTCTTGGTTTTGTAAGATTCTACCAGCAATATCATCCAATTCTTTTTCTTCTGGATTCATGTTACCAAATTGTGCCATTTGCGTGCGGATAAATCCTTTTGCGTAGTCTACCAATTCTTTATAATCTAACTTGATATCGTTATCCTTCATAATCTTTCCTTCGATTAATTGGTAACGTAAACCTTTTTCAGATTTTGTGTATTCTGCAGTTGCTTCTTCAGCTGTTAATTCTTTTTCGCCAGCTGTTGCTAACCATTTTTGTAAGAACTCTGCTGGTAAATCGAACTTTGTATTTTCTACTAAGTTTTCAGTTACTGCGTTTAATAACTGCTGATCTCCTTGTTGTTGAAACTGCTTTTCTGCGTCTTCTTTAATTTTTTCTCTTAATTCAGAAACAGTATTTACACTTCCGTCAGCAAATAATTTATCGAACAATTCTTTGTCTAAATCTGCTGGTTCTGTTTTTGTAATATCTTCTACAGTTAAGGTAACTTTGATGTCTAAATCGTGAATTTCTTCATGAGAAACACCCAAAATGTGCTGTAATTTGTGATCGTCTTCAAATAATTTTTTAGTATCTAATTCGATAACATCACCAACTTTAGCGCCTATTACTTTCTTTTCGTTTTTCTTTCCTTTTAAATCGTTTACTAAGAATGTAGATTTTTTCTCAATTCCTTTTTCTTCGTTTACAAAAGTACCTGTTACATTAGCGTGCTCTGTTGCTGCCTCTAAAGGAGACATTTTACCGTAACGAGATTGAATATTTTCTACTTCTTTGTCTATTAATTCATCTGTAGCAACAATATTATATTGTGTTACTTTATTTTTAGATTTTAAGTTTACATCAAATTCTGGTGCTAAACCTAATTCAAATTCAAAAGAAAACTCATCAGCATCCCAGTTAAAATCTTCTTTTACTCTTGGTAATGGATTTCCTAAGATATCTAATTTTTCTTCTACTAAAAACTTGTTTAAAGACTCTTGTAAAAGCTTATTTACTTCATCAATCATTACAGATTTACCGTATTGTTTCTTAACCATTCCCATTGGCACATGACCTTTTCTAAAACCAGGAATGTTGGCTGTTTTACGATAATTTGATAATACTTTTGCTACAGCGTCATTATAATCTTCTGCTACAATATTTACTTTTACAACTGCGTTTAACGCATCTACATTTTCTTTTGTGATATTCATCTTAAAATATGTTTCTTTAAAATCGGGTGCAAAATTACGTTTTTATTTATTTAGAAACAAGACAATTAGACACAAGAATAAAGACTTTTTAGTTTCGTTTTTAAGTCTTGAAGCTTGATTTTAAACATCTTGAATCTCTTTTTTATTTTTCTTCTTTCAATAATGAAAACAGGAATGATCTAAAAATAGACAACAATACACTAAATAAAAGTGCTGTTAAAAATCCGCTTACGGCAAAACCTGTTATTAAATTACCTACCAATAAAATTATACAAGCATTTATTACAAAGAGAAACAAACCCAATGTTAGTATGGTAACTGGCAATGTAAACAATACCAATAATGGACGCACAAACATGTTTAATAAGGATATTGTTACCGCTACCAAAATTGCTGTTCCATAATTTGCTACGGTTATTCCTGGTAACATTTGTGATAATACAACCACCGCAACGGCAGTTAATAAGAGTTTTAAAAATATTTTCATACTTAATTTAAAGCGATAACTATACCAAAGTTAAAAAACTGCAGTTTTGGCAGTTTCTGCTTTATAATTTGGTTTGTATCTAAACTTAAAAAAATATAACTTCGCTAACTCCTGATATATCGAATTAAAACTCGGCATATCATTTAAGTTGTAAAACATACCGAAGAAAAATTCGGCTTTCAAAATAAACATCTGAAATTTTTGAAAATAGTAACTTTTAAGTTACCTTTGTCTGAATGGAAAAAGTTAGGCAAGTAATACAATATAAAAATTATTTCGAGGAGTTTTTGCTTGCTCAGCCGAAAAAGGTTCAAGACAAAATATTTAAGGTCATTGAAATAATCGAAACCTA of the Tenacibaculum todarodis genome contains:
- a CDS encoding ligand-binding sensor domain-containing protein: MEIKLNRITFFFALILLTSCNGQIKKQKINTDNIVKGNTVAELGKSIMVIHQDKNNDYWFGSWETGVYKYDGKKLTNYTTKHGLPNNRIDEINEDEFGNIYFTSCHPNSTIVKFDGSTFTTLSPIVSNDWKLKSTDIWFKNTFGNEKVYRYDGTTLYKLQLPKPQNLPNPFEIYSIYKDKKGNIWFGTNPVGVCRYDGISFNWITEDDVTEFRNEGANGVRSITEDKNGDFWFNTEYRYSVYDSTTLESEKFYTRHKSIGSLDGKKDSNLDEYLSSAINNNNDLWFVTYLDGVWKYDGTKVTHYPVQDNSKDISLFSIYKDNNGDLWLGTHQNGAYKFNRRTFEKFKK
- the folK gene encoding 2-amino-4-hydroxy-6-hydroxymethyldihydropteridine diphosphokinase, with protein sequence MKIQRITYLSLGSNQGNRLENLQKAINIIADTIGDVQKIASVYTTQSVGFKGDDFLNTVIKVTTYLLPETLMQQLLSIEKELGRTRSNSGNYENRKIDLDVLLLDDTIISSENLIVPHPRMLDRKFVLVPLVEIAPDILHPIEKKSLSICLENCTDSSKIKVIPEILVRPIPITEKYNYIAIEGNIGAGKTSLANLISNEFNAKLVLERFADNPFLPKFYEDNERYAFPLEMSFLADRYQQLSDDLAQFDLFKNFIVSDYYIFKSLIFAQVTLQKDEYKLYRKMFDLMYKEITKPDLYVYLYQNTGRLLANIKNRGRDYEQNIEAEYLQKIHDGYSNFIQTQQDLNILTIDVSDLDFVNNPEDYQTILRKIKTHTKPQ
- the gldC gene encoding gliding motility protein GldC; amino-acid sequence: MAVKHTSEIKFTVGLDENKVPEEISWNAQDGGVTNAETKAIMLSVWDSKAKDTLRMDLWTKDMPVDEMKQFFHQTLVSMAGTFERATDDQKMSATMRDFCEYFAEKLEIVKK
- the gldB gene encoding gliding motility lipoprotein GldB; this encodes MRKILFYFLLALLFLSCDKESKTIVDVSDVSANFSVNRFDVDFYSSTKDNLQTLKNKYPLLFPKGVQDSVWVNKINNKDEQELFVETQKEFKGITSLKEQLTSLFKHVKYYNPKFVAPNVITMLTNIDYDNRVIYADSLLLISLDAYLGKNHEFYGSYPQYIKQNNTKEHIIVDVANSVIEKQVLANTERTFLGKMIIEGKKMYLLDAYLPKVSDNEKAGYSQEKFNWAVANEEQIWKYFVEKDLLYSTDAKLDKRFMDLAPFSKFYLAEDNKSPGQIGGWIGWQIVRSYMQNNDVSLRQLLQLDTETIFKKSKYKPRR
- the nadE gene encoding NAD(+) synthase: MNTEKVTNHIVKWLKEYAENAKVKGFVVGISGGIDSAVTSTLCAKTGFPTLCVELPIHQAESQVNRGNEHIAQLKKRFKNVSEAEVNLTSTFEDFKTNVPQTEDAAKVALAEANTRARLRMTTLYYFAGLHGYLVAGTGNKVEDFGVGFYTKYGDGGVDLSPIADLVKSEVFALAAHLEVPDSIQNAQPTDGLFGDSRTDEDQIGASYDELEWAMKMQDEGKVNADFNGRELEVFKIYTRLNSINQHKMLPIPVCEIPNDLK
- the dnaG gene encoding DNA primase; translation: MITKQTIDRVFETARVEEVIGEFVQLKKAGSNFKGLSPFVDEKSPSFMVSPVKQIWKDFSTGKGGNAISFLMEHEHYSYPEAIRWLAKKYNIEIEETEQTNEEKEKINERESMFLVSKFAKDYFHDLMLNSQQGKAIGYSYFKERGFTEETIKKFELGYCKDEWDNFTNAALDKGYDIKYLASTGLTIVKEGGKQFDRFKGRVLFPIHSMSGRILGFGGRILTNDKKAAKYLNSPESDIYHKSKILYGIYQAKKEIAKQDNCYLVEGYTDVISFNQSGVENVVASSGTALTSDQIRLVNRLTKNITVLFDGDAAGIRASIRGIDLILEQGMNVKVVQFPDGEDPDSFAKSHSDAELKEYLDTSAKDFINFKVSLLLKEANNDPVKKAGLIRDIVTSISKIPDAIQREVYVQECSNIMDISERVLFSELAQIISKEAANQRKKTSSRSNSNVDPNEPPPEYFLEQEQAQMGLVKGGVSSEKIDQLLILEKEIIRILLLYGNEEADFVDFIEVEDENGKVTIEKESHTNQVSKEVYLHLQDDEIEFTNPLFQEVYFEMIHQLNQAEKIDVAQLTSHQNVEVTSLVTSILMDEENPKRQLSDWERKNIYVTEASKILPKLISDAVFNIRRVLIDRKIKDLITPDPSEEKPIINLELIQDYTNLKIKLYEKLNRVI